One Cupriavidus taiwanensis DNA window includes the following coding sequences:
- a CDS encoding TonB-dependent siderophore receptor → MQCAHAQDSGTAQAGTTAEVQLPAVSVRADSVENYGPANKKSVSATKSDVPVADTPQSISVITADQMRAQGAQRVEEALRYSAGVRTEPIVDTRRSFYMIRGFTVSQNSQYLDGLKLPASGGYGGWELDPYGMERVDVVRGPSSVLYGQTSPGGLVNQISKRPQAETANEINLSFGNYDRKEVSGDFTGALDKDGKVLYRLTALARDSGTQTNMAGDDRFFIAPQITWRPTDATSFTAYAQIYHDNAGNSANFLPALGTVTPLANGSKIPTDLFTGEPGFDRFKREQYLAGYEFSHRLNDTVTLRQNLRYGHMYVSYENIGGNGGLVANPPNGPYLLRRIGLRSNESFDLFTVDNQAQIKVKHGIFDHTILTGIDYSRSTFSRLRGLTGNTPAAQPPLNIFNPVYGNFVAPNYQTDEDTTRSQIGFYLQDMVRISDRFMLQLAGRYDKAKVDTDTRTLSTNAVARTGSDDGKFTGRAGLLWEGPYGLSPYVSYSTSFEPATAVPLFGGGTPQPTTGKQYEAGLKWQPAGSRSFAQMSLFDLTQANVLTTSPVNGFSSQLGEVRSRGVELEGTWSVTPNFNILASYTYTDAEVTKAGPNAPNAGKTPQYVPRHMASLWADYRLSGGFLAGVWLGGGVRYVSKTYDQTNVTEVPGFTLVDLAASYSFARHYTLRLNVNNLFDKTYVAACDSATNCYYGRRRTIIGTVTYRW, encoded by the coding sequence ATGCAGTGCGCGCACGCGCAGGACAGCGGCACGGCGCAGGCGGGAACGACTGCGGAGGTACAGTTGCCCGCCGTCAGCGTGCGCGCTGACAGCGTGGAAAACTACGGGCCGGCGAACAAGAAGTCGGTGTCCGCCACCAAGTCCGATGTGCCGGTCGCGGACACGCCCCAGTCGATCAGCGTCATCACCGCCGACCAGATGCGCGCGCAGGGGGCGCAGCGGGTCGAGGAGGCGCTGCGCTACAGCGCCGGCGTGCGCACCGAGCCCATCGTCGATACCCGGCGCAGCTTCTACATGATCCGCGGCTTCACCGTGTCGCAGAACAGCCAGTACCTGGATGGGCTGAAACTGCCGGCCTCGGGCGGCTACGGCGGCTGGGAACTGGACCCGTACGGCATGGAGCGCGTCGACGTGGTGCGCGGCCCGTCGTCGGTGCTGTACGGGCAGACTTCGCCCGGCGGCCTGGTCAACCAGATCAGCAAGCGGCCGCAGGCCGAGACCGCCAACGAGATCAACCTCAGCTTCGGCAACTATGACCGCAAGGAGGTCTCCGGCGACTTCACCGGCGCGCTCGACAAGGACGGCAAGGTGCTGTACCGCCTGACCGCGCTGGCGCGCGACAGCGGCACGCAGACCAACATGGCCGGCGACGACCGCTTCTTCATCGCGCCGCAGATCACCTGGCGCCCCACCGACGCCACCAGCTTCACCGCCTACGCGCAGATCTACCACGACAACGCCGGCAACAGCGCCAACTTCCTGCCGGCGCTGGGCACGGTCACGCCGCTGGCCAACGGCTCGAAGATCCCGACCGACCTGTTCACCGGCGAGCCCGGCTTCGACCGCTTCAAGCGCGAGCAGTACCTGGCCGGCTACGAGTTCTCGCATCGCCTGAACGATACCGTGACGCTGCGCCAGAACCTGCGCTACGGCCACATGTACGTCAGCTACGAGAACATCGGCGGCAACGGGGGGCTGGTGGCGAATCCGCCCAACGGCCCTTACCTGCTGCGTCGCATCGGCCTGCGCTCGAACGAGTCGTTCGATCTGTTCACGGTCGACAACCAGGCACAGATCAAGGTGAAGCATGGCATCTTCGACCATACCATCCTGACCGGCATCGACTATTCGCGTTCGACCTTCAGCCGCCTGCGCGGCCTGACCGGCAACACGCCGGCCGCACAGCCGCCGCTGAACATCTTCAACCCGGTCTACGGCAATTTCGTCGCCCCCAACTACCAGACCGACGAGGACACCACGCGCAGCCAGATCGGCTTCTACCTGCAGGACATGGTGCGGATCTCGGACCGCTTCATGCTGCAGCTCGCCGGCCGCTACGACAAGGCCAAGGTCGACACCGACACGCGCACGCTGTCGACCAACGCCGTTGCCCGCACCGGCAGCGACGACGGCAAGTTCACCGGCCGCGCCGGCCTGCTGTGGGAAGGACCGTACGGCCTGTCGCCCTACGTCAGCTATTCCACCTCGTTCGAGCCGGCCACGGCGGTGCCGCTGTTCGGCGGCGGCACGCCGCAGCCCACCACCGGCAAGCAGTACGAGGCCGGGCTGAAGTGGCAGCCCGCCGGCAGCCGCAGCTTCGCCCAGATGTCATTGTTCGACCTGACCCAGGCCAACGTGCTGACCACGTCGCCGGTCAACGGCTTCTCGTCGCAGCTGGGCGAGGTGCGCTCGCGCGGCGTGGAGCTGGAAGGCACGTGGTCGGTCACGCCGAACTTCAACATCCTGGCGTCGTACACGTACACCGATGCCGAAGTCACGAAGGCGGGCCCGAATGCGCCCAACGCCGGCAAGACGCCGCAATACGTGCCCCGGCACATGGCATCGCTGTGGGCGGACTACCGGCTCTCCGGCGGTTTCCTTGCCGGGGTCTGGCTGGGCGGCGGCGTGCGCTACGTCAGCAAGACCTACGACCAGACCAACGTGACCGAGGTGCCCGGCTTCACGCTGGTCGACCTGGCCGCGAGCTATTCGTTTGCGCGGCACTACACGCTGCGGCTGAACGTCAACAACCTGTTCGACAAGACCTACGTTGCCGCCTGCGACAGCGCCACCAACTGCTATTACGGCCGTCGCCGCACCATCATCGGCACGGTGACGTACCGCTGGTAA